From Providencia sp. R33, a single genomic window includes:
- a CDS encoding TIGR01777 family oxidoreductase: MKILITGGTGLIGTPLVQKLIALDHQVTVLSRSPQKVYSHFCKAVECWTTLNDVNDLNGFNAVINLAGEPIAEKRWTDEQKKHLCDSRWKITQRLAELITASDTPPSVFLSGSAVGYYGDQGQVVVTEDEQPHDEFTHQLAQHWEALAENAASDKTRVCLLRTGLVLSPNGGVLGKILPIFKMGAGGPIGHGKQYMPWIHINDMVNAIYFLLTTPTLSGPFNITAPYPVHNDQFTAILGDVLNRPSFIRTPAFVIKTILGESAALVLGGQQAIPKRLEEAGFEFEFIELKIALEDLLVAKES; the protein is encoded by the coding sequence ATGAAAATACTCATAACAGGCGGAACAGGGTTAATCGGCACCCCTCTGGTTCAAAAATTAATCGCCCTTGATCATCAGGTCACTGTATTAAGCCGTTCGCCACAAAAAGTGTATAGCCACTTTTGTAAAGCTGTCGAGTGTTGGACAACGTTAAATGATGTCAATGATCTTAACGGCTTTAATGCCGTTATTAATTTAGCTGGCGAACCTATTGCTGAAAAACGCTGGACGGATGAGCAAAAAAAACACCTTTGTGATAGCCGTTGGAAAATTACCCAGCGACTCGCTGAACTTATTACTGCGAGTGATACTCCCCCTTCTGTATTTTTATCTGGCTCTGCGGTTGGTTACTATGGTGACCAAGGGCAAGTTGTTGTCACTGAAGACGAACAACCCCACGACGAATTTACCCATCAACTTGCTCAACATTGGGAAGCCCTTGCTGAAAATGCCGCGTCCGACAAAACTCGCGTGTGTTTATTACGTACAGGCCTTGTCTTATCCCCCAATGGCGGTGTATTAGGTAAAATCCTACCTATTTTCAAAATGGGTGCTGGTGGCCCAATCGGTCACGGCAAACAGTACATGCCATGGATACATATCAACGATATGGTCAATGCGATTTACTTTTTACTGACTACCCCAACGCTTTCAGGCCCGTTCAATATAACTGCGCCTTATCCTGTGCATAATGATCAATTCACCGCTATTTTAGGGGATGTACTCAACCGCCCTTCTTTTATCCGCACGCCTGCGTTTGTGATAAAAACTATTTTAGGTGAATCCGCGGCTTTAGTATTAGGTGGTCAGCAAGCCATACCTAAGCGTTTAGAAGAAGCTGGGTTTGAATTCGAATTTATCGAGTTAAAAATTGCGTTAGAAGACTTATTGGTTGCCAAGGAAAGCTAG